The sequence GCTAATGAACGATGGGTGTGTTTATGGATTCAGGAAAGAGTTTTACATGAACGGTAAGAATTCTTAATTATTCTAATTTCAAGATGAATGTTCTATTCTATTTTGAACTTTTCAGATAACCTCATCTATCGTATCAATCAAACAACACCTGTTTCCCCCAATCAGAATAATCAAACCAGAATTACGCAGCTCGAAGAAGAAATTAAGCTGCTGGAAGGCATTATACATGACATGGCCATGAACAGCAGCAGAAGCAACAATCTGTACTTGAATTTCCGTCCAGAGCCGGCTTTTCTTGACCCGCAGAAATTGCACGACTACACTTTGGAGATGCTACAGGAAAAACTTCCTAAGATTAACTGGACGACTGCACTGAGGAGTGTTTTTTACTATAATGACGGAATAGGGTTCGAGATGAAGACTCCGCTAGACAAATTAAAGGTACTACAAATGTCCAAAAACTTGGTTCATTACACAATTACTGATTTGGATACATTGGTTGAGGCGACTGATGACGATAGTGATGAAAATAGCCCAATTACGTTTCATAAGAGCAATCAACACAAAAATTAGTAGGGCAACTATTAGCGTGAGTTATTCTTATATAAACATCAAGCAACCATAAATTAGATAGCTTTGATGTTTTGTTAACATATTCTGTAGGTATTTCTGCTCTTTTACTCTAATTTATAAActattttaaattataaacgTAAGCAAAACATATTCAAATGAACTTCTCTTAGAATCTTGGCAATAAAAATACGTATGCTAATTTAAACTCTTTTATATGGAGTATTACGATCTTTTCGAATAATATCGAAGCCTGGACAAGCCATGTTTCATTGATACAAATAAATATTCTTATAATGTAGCTTTTATTCTACcattatttgaaataaattgtaaaatgttcaatttgttcTTATTAGTATCCATAAAGTCTAAAAAATAAACTAATGATGGAccaaatgaatttattttctaAGAATAGTAGCCAATGAAGGAAAACATTTCCTAATAATATATATCCAAAAATGCTAAATCCTAAACGCTCTATGAAATCTTTCAATATACTTACTTAAAACAGAATTATCATTATTTCTATCATTGTTAACGTTAGTATTGAAATGATCGTTATTATGTATCAAAGAAATATTACGAATATTGATTTgagaatttattttaattttttatttttttgaatagcCAATACTTAACACAAGATTTGTTTGATTTATCATTTTATTTgcattaaggctcaagactccatcacaatgttttgaaaattaatgactgaatcacttgtttgtaatagtgatgcaGTTGGTAcgaaaaagtgcagcagcgataaataaaatgttgtttacaactggggtgggtggaaatggggtggtaaaaatatgccagctgatgcataatgttgccagacttcacgaaatgtttattttatatcataacacatgttctcggtgtatcaaatatatagGTTTTTACCGGTTAAATTTTTttatacaccacttggaatgtaacagaagcttacataacatgtttaaatatttatttttcgtttatttgttcaatctgacaaacagcaatgattttttccaataaataaatctggcaacggtgaagagatgattattttcttgtgtatgcacacctttgtttgcttGTCAGCGTATacgtggctggcgtatacgttgtattgttctgATTGAATGatgttgcatcgcgtagattttgttctcgccatttcacttattgcgctagtgaatttgagtcttccgcattttattgcatttacaatacggtcgtcaaatttgtctctcacttcgatttttggaaagcagttttcgacagtttttgggcgtgaagtgaattaattggcagtccacattgaagaaaaatgtgaaactcagttagtgaatatgttttaggagtgatcaaatcaaggaaacaatgggaaaagatcaagtgaaaaatcaagtgagtgtgtatgtgtttgatccgaacgtttgaacgttagtatgcgttcgatgaacatACGAATATCGGCCAAGGAAAaacgcagttttcagcgtttttccagcaattcctcagtaattgctagttttgataagtgaaaaattaatatggaaatgcaatgaatatattatgatggagAGTAAGTCCGTAAAttgccccaaaatattgaatttagtccaaaactttattagtattagtgtgTATTCGAATAAAATTATCGTctttatcggattgattacggtttacagagccttaaggtcactcctcatggaatccaagtttcaaagtgctcgcgttttcaggcACACCACTGATATgagcacaactgtcatttttgttgatttagctttgctgcgtcgcagcatgcgtgaaaaaataataatgacagttatgcgttgcttccgtatcgagtggtgtgccctcgaaaacgcgagcactttaaaaGTTGGAtgccgtcaggagtgaccttaaataaaaACGTCTGATTGTTTCTCTCCAGGTACTGTTCAAAATAAGCGTTTCtatattatgttttttttaccgaatatttcaattttgacaATGGTGTGAtctgatagttttatttttgtaaTCTCCAGAACAGTTATTATATGAACATCTGAACTacctaaaaataattgtaaatatGTCCGTTAATTTCACATGAATcacataaaatattcaaaaaatcattAGCATCATCAGGAGAACCACAAACAGCACTGAAATTTTTCAAGAGAATTCTTCTCTATTTCAGATTTAACAGATTTGTTAATTTtacatcaaatgaaattaacagAACGTTGATGGGTTTTTCCTTTTTCTAATATAAACTACAGATGGGCCAGAAAATGTCGAAGGCATTTCAATACGGAAAAGTTTAGGGGCTGCACAGTTATTACATAAGTAatatttctgggtttttcaaccgcCCATGTAAGATGTTTCCCACAAACATAATaataggtacttttcactcaaatcaggGGCTTAGTGTGGGAATCCAAAATCAGGTCAATTAAAATTTACCTAATATTAAGAGTAATATACttatttttaaatagaaactgaTCAAAAGTTGGGTAAATTTTACctaacttttgtaaacatgagactACTTAATGTTGGGTTCTCACACTTTACTGcccttgttgagtagttttgcttttcattttatgacaacaaacgGAAGacgcaagagaaaaaaaagtacctgaaattaggtacttttttctaaccgtgtaggaaAGATTTCAATCCAAATAGCTCGGACACAATTATATCTAGATCAAAAACTTTCAACACACTTAAAATTAACTTCTCAAATTTGCGTCCAATTCGTCTCTCTTGTTTGAAAtagaacaactcaaaatttgagtaaaagatactacttcaataaaataatgatttagggtctgttcaaatatgacgtaacgcaatagggggtggggggttgttttatttttgttacgatttgttacgcaaaatatagggggtgggggtccttcaagaaattgttacgcgtaacaataggagatcgtcagttgcattctagcaaaaattccgcttgaggcccttcctaaatattttaacaacagccactacacctgatggtataattgcaatatttccatgatcaggcgacaggtggtgttgatgtgtgtttgtatcaatgtactattgcatatacactagtgacatctgctgttcgatatcgtaagcttttaATGTTctttccacacacacgaggtggagaacagtcttgaagaaattgaaagtatacagctagaatttagtatggaggtacaatgaaatctctttaattgtttagaactgtaaaacaagtcgtgggtacaaaaatctaaaaattatttgttgctttttgacctaggtttcatattgatgcgatgcgtagttaatgagaacggatgatttgtccatacaaggaaatttattttactttaaatgttgtggcgccatctcgttcaaacagcacctttgtctttgccttattgagaaaaaatatttaaatttttcaaaaaattgttattgtcttcaaaatagcataaaatatacaaataataataatttattgtatcgtggttcaaattctacaaaaaaaaagatatttaaaaaaaagatgtatttgttacgcgttacgcataggggtgggggtagttctaaattttgttacagattgttacgagggggtggggggttcttaaaaacaacgtttttagcgttacgtaatatttgaacagacccttttGGGAAAGTTAAAAATGATCCTCCatcattttataattttgcaaGTGGGAAACAAGTTTATCTATCAATCTGAGTGTATTTTACAGTAAAGAGATCCCTAATTTTAGTTGAATCATCATGTTATTCACTTAAATTTTGGAATgttaaatttttaatgaaagTGAGTCGaattcaactcaattttgagtagttaaTATTAAGCGTGTATTTCGAAAACTAGTGTTCGAATTTGGTTCTCTACTCTTGCATcttcctccctcttcccttCGTTGTCTTTAATTGAAGAGCAACAAGGGcagtaaagtgtgggaacccaacgctaagtaatctcatgtttaaaAAAGCTAagtaaaatttacctaacttctGGTTAGTTTTTATTCAATGTTaagtatccagctttccacgttcgccataatgacggctgctataaataaaaatgacagtaactgcttccgacgcttcCGACGATGATCGTATCAtagcaaatattttcaaattgtttATTAATTGTTACGTGAGCTGGTACAACATGAAAAAAACTGGGAGCAATTCAATTGTCGTAAAATGCTTGGAATAATTAgaagaataattattattttaacaaatatatattcatcatttttatgttttagGTGGAAGAAGGACAATTTGGAATTCAATTGATACATCGGTAGCGGACCATATTATTAATTATCGAGAGTACCAGTTCTTCTTGTCTAGTCTGAAACGCAACcagttttagttttgttttacCACTCGGATTCAAGAACTTCCGGGGGATCCGATGGAAGGGACGGAGAAATATGCTTTCAACTGACTTCTTCGAAGCAAATTCCGGACAATCTCTTCTCCATGCAACTTCTTGGCACTGAGTTAAAGAGTAAAAACGAAGTTAGTTTTTTAATACCTACGTCACTCTCAGAGAAGCCAAAACATGCAGTTGAGCGATCAGTCTTGGGCTCTGGATATTTGATCATATTTCGTCATCTTATTCACAGTataaacctttttttttgtcttttttaagAGCCCTAGGCTGGCTAGTCTCCGAGTATAAACCTATTTTGTTTGGTCAAGCAAaaataaaagttcaaaatagataaataaattcTAAACAAATCCAAAGGCTTTTTTCacgttaatttttaatttattttgtaaaaacgTATTGAAATTGAGCTGATAGTATTCCATTTCCTAATTTTATGTAGTTTCAAAACTTaaccagccaaaaaaaaaatcaaaaatgagCTAAATCAAACAAATTGAACGATATTTAAATAGAAAATTACTGTTACCCTTGCCCCTCGTCGCAACATAATATCTTTTCTAACAATCCTGCACAACGTAGTATAATTCAATTATTGACCTTTGGAACGCTGTTGGCAGTTATCTTTGCAGATGATAAAAATATGTGCGCAATTTTACGTGCGAATAATATTTTCTTGaacattgaatattttccatgtaTAACTCCATTCCGTTATACGCAGCTCACGAATGCCGAAATTCTTTATTTCAGTTTCTACTCGATTGCCAGTTCTTCTCAGGAGTTCGAATTTCTCCAACGCCAGCGAATGCACTTAACTGAATATtctagtacattcaaagttaattgcctatatgccgggtattaagccacccgagtggaaattaattactatgtctgaaacttaattatgcatatgtacaacatgtgatagatttagttcggaaaaggtattggagggtaaacgcccttcggtggggtttgatcccacgaccccagttctggggtcgtgggatcaaaccccaccgaaggggcggttaccctccaatacctttccggactaaatctatcacatgttgtacatatgcataatcaagtttcagacatagtaatgaaTATTCTAATTTCTCCGAGCTTGACAAAGGTATTTGGTAAGGTTGCATGGAGGTTGGATTGCtagaaaatttctttcgaaGAAGCTAGAATATTAAGTTGGGTGCATATGCCTGCGTCCCTTCCATTTGATACCATCGGATATACTCGAATCTTAGTGCTAGCTTAACTAAAACTTATTTTGTTGCAAGCTAGACaagtacacagcaaaaaatattgtaatgTATAACGACGTAAATTCAACGACGCATCAAAAAACTTGATGTAGTGACAAAAATCAAATGCAAATGAACACTACTTCAGATGTAAAATTACATCGACTTGAAATTACACATGTTCTGAAGTACCTTTTCACATTACATTGCATCAGTGTAATATCTGAATTTAAATACGATCAATATTACATCGATTCAGATGCAACCAAGTGGTTCTAAACCTGATGTATAAAATAACATATCTTTGTGTGTAATATTACAATCATCTGCTATACAATATTAAATCTTGGCAACACTGACCAGACTTTTGCTCATCGCAGTTTTGATCTGGTTGGCGACGGTGCgccatattgaattttgttGCTTCCTTGTAAAACGAAGGTAagtttatattttattaatattatttatattattgagtttttcaattcaaattcttttcttTTTGTCCGTAGATTCGTCAATTCAACCAGGGGAACCGGAAAACCGTCACGGCTTTATATAACCGTCAGGAATATGGATGGGGCGCAGCTAAATCGGCCTGAAATAAACAGACGTCTTCATAATCAAATTGGCGCTCGTGGCCGTCAGCTGCTGAACATTCAACAGCTCGGAAGCGGTGAACGAAGTAACGTCGGCCAACACAGGATATACGCACGGATCATACCGTAAGTACAAGTAGAGTTTCTCACATATTCGACATATTCCAAGAGGAATGCTCTTTGCAACAGGTATTATTGCAACAACAAAGAAGTTCAGGTGGATTGAGAACCTGGCcacaacgggaatcctttggagATTCCGGCAGGAATTCGAATAAAACGAAGGTAagtttatatattttattaatattatttgtattattgagtttttcaattcaaattattttctttttgtCCGTAGATTCGTCAATTCAACCAG comes from Armigeres subalbatus isolate Guangzhou_Male chromosome 2, GZ_Asu_2, whole genome shotgun sequence and encodes:
- the LOC134217350 gene encoding uncharacterized protein LOC134217350, yielding MQSFFGLCIGALWVFFSVQGSAHFIHHGKKHFPNPKFEIFHPKGVTISYPVLWGMVGFDIRIYLNKQFPSDVTPYDICLNTTVPVNGIFIINDENAFIRTGDNLKVEMLLLMNDGCVYGFRKEFYMNDNLIYRINQTTPVSPNQNNQTRITQLEEEIKLLEGIIHDMAMNSSRSNNLYLNFRPEPAFLDPQKLHDYTLEMLQEKLPKINWTTALRSVFYYNDGIGFEMKTPLDKLKVLQMSKNLVHYTITDLDTLVEATDDDSDENSPITFHKSNQHKN